The Actinosynnema mirum DSM 43827 genomic interval TGCCGCCGGGCGATGTCGATGATCGTGCCGCGGCGCCCGCGCACGTGGTCCGTCCCGGTTCGCGTGCTCATGCGGACTCCTCCTCGGGCGTGGTCGCGTTCTCGGCCAGTTCGAGCGCTTCCCTGATCAGGTCGTGGTGACGCGCGGCGCGGAGCCGGTCCACGGCCGCCGCAAGCGTCGCGAGATCAGGGGCCTGGTAGACCGTCCGCACCGTCAGGTCGACGTCGAAGGCGGTGACCAGCAGGAAGTGGAACCGGGTGACCAGCAGGGAGTCCCCGCCGAGGTCGAAGAAGTTGTCGTGGGCGCCGATGCCGTCCGCGTCGGCCCAGCTGAGCACCTGGGCGACGAGGTCGCCGACGGTCCGCTCGGTCCCCGGCGCGAGCGGCCTTCCGGATGAGCGCTCGGGCGGCGGGACCGGCAGCGCCCGCAGGTCCCGCTTCCCGTTCCTGGTCAGCGGGAGCGCTTCCACGACGAGGGCGCGTGCCGGGATCAGGTGGCGCGGGAGCGTCGTGGCCAGGAACGCCCGCACCGCGGTGGTGGACAGGTCAGCAGGCGCGTCGCCCGATTCGGCGACCAGGTAGGCGACCAGCTGCAACCGGTCCCCGACGCCGTGCGGGACCACGAGGCAGTCCCGCACCCCCGGATGGGTCAGCACGGCGGCCTCCACCTCGCCGGGCTCCACCCGGTAGCCCCGAACCGAGACCTGCTGATCTCCGCGCCCCAAGTAGTCCAGGTCGCCGGGCAGCACCCTGGCGAGGTCCCCCGAGCGGTACCCGCGGGCGCCGGGGCGGTGCGGTGCGGGCCGGAACCGGTCGGCGGTCAGCCCTGGGCGGCCGAGGTAGCCGCGCGCCACACCCGCCCCGCTCACGACGAGCTCGCCCTGCCCGCCCGCGGTCCTCGGGGTCCCGCCCTCGTCCACCACGTCGATCCGCTGGCCGGGGACCGCGCGGCCCAGCGGGCTCGCGGCCGGGCCGGTCACGTCGGCCGGGGCGAGGTGGCGCGCGGTGACGTGGATCGTCGTCTCGGTGATGCCGAACATGTTCACCAGCGCGGGCGGGCGCCCGCCGCAGGCGTCGAACCAGGGCGCGAGCTTCGCGACCTCGCAGGACTCGCCGCCGAGTACGACCGCGGCCAGGGGCGTCCCGCCCGCCTTGGAGCGCAGTGCGGTCGGTACGAGGGCGCGGAAGGCGCCCGGTGTCTGGCTCAGCACGCTGACCTGCTCGGTCACCACGGTCCGCCACAGCTCGTCCGGGGCGCGGACGACCCCCGGCGGGACGATCGCCAGGCGCGCGCCGTTGGTCAGCGCGCCCCAGATCTCCCAAGCGGAGAAGTCGAAGGCCGGGGAGTGCAGCACGGCCCAGGTGTGCTCCGCACCGGCCGACTCCGGCAGTGCGGCCCGGCACCCAGACAGCACCGACACGATGTTGTGGTGGCTGACCAGCACCCCCTTCGGGCTACCGGTCGACCCCGACGTGAAGATCACGTAAGCCAGGTTGTCCGCGTGTGCCCGCCGGGTGACCGGACGGGCCGCCTCGCGGGGCGCGAGCTGGTCGAGGAACAGCAGCTCGACGCGCGGGTCGGGGCTGTTGAGCACCACCCGCTCGGTCACCACCAGCTGCAGCCCCGCCGTTGCGGCGAGCTCGGCGCGCCGCAGCGGCGGGTCGGCCGGGTCGATCGGGACGTACGCCGCCCCGGCTTTGAGGATTCCCAGCATCCCCACGACGAGGTCGATCGAGGGGGCGACGCACAGCCCGACCAGCGTTTCCCGGCCAACGCCATGGTCCACCAGCTTGGCGGCGAGCGCGTTCGCGCGCGCGTCGAGCCGCCGGTAGGTGATCTGGGCGCCGCCGTCGGTGATCGCGACCGCGTCCGGCTGCTCCGCCGCGACCCTTTCGAACTCCAGGTGGAGCAGACCGGTCCCGACCGGGACGTCGCCGGGCGCGTCCTCCCAGGCAGGCGGGGTCCGCTCGACCAGCGGCAGCGGCAGGTACGGCGACGTCGCCGCCACCTCCAGCGCGGCCACCGTCCTCGCCAGCAGGTCGGCCGCGGTGGCGGGGTGGATCCTGGCCCGGTCGTACTCCAGCTCCAGCGCCAGGCCAGGATCGTCGGGGGTGACCGTCATGGCGAGGGGGAACTTCGCCGCCACCGGCGGGGAGGCCAGCACCTCGGCGGTCAGCCCCGGCAGCGCGATCCGGGACGCGGGGGTGTTCTGGAACGCGAGGACGGCTTGGACGAGCGGGGTGTCCGCGAAGGAGCGGTCGGGGCGCAGCGCGTCGACGATCCGCTCGAACGGGACCTCCTGGTCCGCCAACCCGTGGCGGACGACCGCGGCCACCCGGTCGAGCAGGTGGGTGAAGTCGAGCGCCCCGGACGTGTCGACGCGCAGCGGCAGGAGGTTGACGAAGCAGCCGATCAGGTGGTCGAGCTCGCGCCGGGAGCGCCCCGCGACGGGAGCGCC includes:
- a CDS encoding non-ribosomal peptide synthetase; its protein translation is MSTLEGTATSAPESTPEFLAGLRRAGVTVTAEGDDLRCAAPPAVLTADLRAEIVARKPEILRELRAAAVAVPVLDGPPPLSFAQERLWLVHRFHPGSSAYHATLHLRLSGALVVPALRTALRELVRRHAVLRTRYPVVGGVPVAEVRPAATSPLPLVDLTDLPALEATAASGRLAAVLTARPFDLETGPVLRAVLLRRGRDDHDLVLVRHHIASDGWSLGVLLSDLVELYRAHAAGVHADLPPLPVQYGDFAAWQRQRAEVPDFGERLARWTTALEGAPAQLDLLGRAPGGEQGRLAGSTTARTGAVLTGQLRELAARRRTTLFPVLLSAFALALSGLSGQRDVVVGAPVAGRSRRELDHLIGCFVNLLPLRVDTSGALDFTHLLDRVAAVVRHGLADQEVPFERIVDALRPDRSFADTPLVQAVLAFQNTPASRIALPGLTAEVLASPPVAAKFPLAMTVTPDDPGLALELEYDRARIHPATAADLLARTVAALEVAATSPYLPLPLVERTPPAWEDAPGDVPVGTGLLHLEFERVAAEQPDAVAITDGGAQITYRRLDARANALAAKLVDHGVGRETLVGLCVAPSIDLVVGMLGILKAGAAYVPIDPADPPLRRAELAATAGLQLVVTERVVLNSPDPRVELLFLDQLAPREAARPVTRRAHADNLAYVIFTSGSTGSPKGVLVSHHNIVSVLSGCRAALPESAGAEHTWAVLHSPAFDFSAWEIWGALTNGARLAIVPPGVVRAPDELWRTVVTEQVSVLSQTPGAFRALVPTALRSKAGGTPLAAVVLGGESCEVAKLAPWFDACGGRPPALVNMFGITETTIHVTARHLAPADVTGPAASPLGRAVPGQRIDVVDEGGTPRTAGGQGELVVSGAGVARGYLGRPGLTADRFRPAPHRPGARGYRSGDLARVLPGDLDYLGRGDQQVSVRGYRVEPGEVEAAVLTHPGVRDCLVVPHGVGDRLQLVAYLVAESGDAPADLSTTAVRAFLATTLPRHLIPARALVVEALPLTRNGKRDLRALPVPPPERSSGRPLAPGTERTVGDLVAQVLSWADADGIGAHDNFFDLGGDSLLVTRFHFLLVTAFDVDLTVRTVYQAPDLATLAAAVDRLRAARHHDLIREALELAENATTPEEESA